The nucleotide sequence GAGGCGTGGCGGGGTGGCGGTGCGTCGCGGGATCACCACGTCCTCCACTCCCATGGGGAGGAGGAGTTGTTCGTCGGACCCCGGGGGCGTCAGGAGCGGTCCGTTCCCCGCGGCGATTGCGTGTTGCCACGCCGCGCCGATCGGGAACCTGGGGATGCGCACACATGCGACGCGCCACTTCGATTGCACAGCCAACCTCCACGAGATGATGCGTTCCGCCCTTCTCGACCGTCACCTGCAACACGAGCGGGGTACGAAGCGCCCCGCTTTCGCCTGGGACATGGTGCGCGCCGTGGTCATCGAGGACTGGGCGTGCGGGCTCCGCCGTTCGTCCTGTTCGCGTGCGCGAGGGTTCTTGCGAAGGTTCTTGCGAGGGTGCTCGGGATGGCTCTCGCGAGGGAGGGCGCGTTGGTTCCCGCCATGGCGGTCGTCCCGGCGGGATGGGTGATCCATCGCGCGTGCGGTGGGCGTGCACGCGCAGGCGGACGGCGCCTCCAACGGCAGCGCGTCCACTCGGAGCGCGCCCGCCTGCCGCGCGCCCACCCGCCGCGCGCCCACCCGCAGCGTGCCCACCCGCCGCGCGCCCGTCCGCAACGCCGCGGTCGGAGGCGTGGCCGCCTTCGAGGGGCTCCTCGTCGCGCAGCATCACGAAGGCGGCATTGCCTTCGCGCGCCAGGCGGGTGAGGCGCACCGCGACGCCGTGCGAAAGCGAACCGCTTCCATCGAGGATCACCAACCCGAAGGCCCCGCTGCGCAGGAGGACATCGGCGCACCAGGGGCCGTGCGCCACCGCGGAGGCCGGCGTGGTGCGGCTGGCCAGCGGCGGGCGCACGATCCAGAGGCGTTCCGTCGTCGCCAGGGCGGCCCAGTCGGCCGGGGCCAGGGTGCGTGCGGCGTCCACGTATGCAACCCATCGTTTGTCCGCGAGCGCCTGGGCGACGATCTCGCGCACCAGCGTCGTCTTGCCGCTCCCGCGCCTCCCCACGATCTCCGTCAACCGCCCCAGGGGGAGCCCGCCGTCCGACAGCACGGCATCGAGCGCCGCGATTCCCGTCGGCATCCCGGTGGGAATCCCGTTCCCGGGGCGCGGGGGTGGGGCGATGACGGCCGCGAGTTGCTGGCGGAGGGTGGCGAGAGACGTCATGGACGAGAAGCCTGCTCCAGCGAAGGCTGGGGATGAAAAGCCTGCCCCAGCGAGGGCCGGGGACGGGGAGTGCCTAACGCGGATGTCCGGGAAGGAACTGCGGAAACCGAACAAAGACCGAAGTTCAAGGGGACAGCGATCCGCCCCGCGACGCGGAACATGGTCGGAACTCGTCAGGTCACGGGGGGAAGGGAGGGCGGCGCGCGGAGGTGTCCGTGCGTGCCGGCGGCGCACCGGCACGCAACGGTTTGCAATAGCACACGATCCGCTCGGACTCGGTGAAGCCCAACGCCTGGTGGGCCGCCTGGCTGGCGGCGTTGTCGAGCAGGGTGTCGGAGGCAAACTCGCGACAGCCTTGCGCCTGCGCCCATTGCTCCGCCGCCTGCACCAGCGCGCGCCCGATCCCGCGCCGGCGCCATGCCGGGGCGACGTACCACCCTTCGAGGTAGCCGATCCGGTCGGTCTCGCACCCTTCCGCATAGCTGCGGATGGAGAGTTCGACGAAGCCGACCACGTCACCCTCCAGCTCGGCGACCAGGCATGCGGCCGGGGCCTCGGCGGACCAGAAGAAGCGTTCGATCTCCATCGCATGTTCCTCGGCGGGGCCTTCGGGCCAGAGGGCCGTGCGCAAGGCGCACCAGGTGGTGGCGTCGGCGCGGATGACGGGGCGGATCATGCGAGCGGGGCGAGGTGACGGGTGAAATTTGCGGCTGGCGGATACGGCGGCCTTATATGCTACCCGGATCGTCGGCCGACGGGCCATAGATCCCGGGGAGCAGGACATCCTGCAGGCGAAGGTAGACCGAGAACTGCCCGCGGTGGTGCACCAGGTGGTTCAGCACCCAGGTCCGGGCGACGCCGATGCGCGGGCTGGTGAAGACGCGCTGGCCGCCCATCAGCATCGTCCAGGGGAGTTGGTATTCCTCATCGGTCATCGTGGCCAGGACCGCTCGTGCCTCGGTCGCGTTCCGGTCGAGGAGGGCGACGAGGGCATCGACCGACTCGAAGGCCGGCGACGTGTAGGGCGGGCCGCCCACGGGGGCGATGTCGAGTTCCGCCAGTTGCAACATCGTCCCGCCCCACGACGGGATTTCCGCGAGGTGGCAGGCCAGCTGGCCGAGTGCCATCGACTTGGGATGCGGTTTCCAGCTGGCGGCGGCGGCCGGGGTGCGCTCGAGGAGCCTGCGCGTGATGGCGATTTCCTGGTCGAACTCGGCGACGAGGGCGGTGGCGATGGCGGTGGACATGGTGGTGAGCTGGTGTGAGCTGGTGTGAGCTGGTGGTGAGTGTGGAACGAGGTGGAGCGTGCGATGGTGGGAATGCGGGGAGGGTCGGTTCTCCCCGTCAGAGCCCCAGGTCGAACTGGGGGGCGGGGGGCGCGACGTATGCTGGCCCCCTCTCCATGACGGGGAGCGGGGAGCGGGAGGAGATGCGGCTGACGGGGATGGGGGCGTTGTCCCAGACGGAACCGGCGCGTGCGGGCCCCGATGGGGTGTAGCGGCCGGCGTCCCATGCTTCGGTGGAGGCTGGGCTGGTTGCAGCTGTCGGTGTTGCAGCTGCCGACGGCTCGCCGGGGGCACGGGGGGCAGCGGCTCCTTCGAAGGCGCGCTCCTCGGGGGAGCCGTAGCGGATCCCGGCCTTGCGGCAGGCGCGCTTGAGGAACTGGCGCAGCCCGTCACGATAG is from Gemmatimonadaceae bacterium and encodes:
- a CDS encoding GNAT family N-acetyltransferase, with amino-acid sequence MIRPVIRADATTWCALRTALWPEGPAEEHAMEIERFFWSAEAPAACLVAELEGDVVGFVELSIRSYAEGCETDRIGYLEGWYVAPAWRRRGIGRALVQAAEQWAQAQGCREFASDTLLDNAASQAAHQALGFTESERIVCYCKPLRAGAPPARTDTSARRPPFPP
- a CDS encoding DinB family protein, with the translated sequence MSTAIATALVAEFDQEIAITRRLLERTPAAAASWKPHPKSMALGQLACHLAEIPSWGGTMLQLAELDIAPVGGPPYTSPAFESVDALVALLDRNATEARAVLATMTDEEYQLPWTMLMGGQRVFTSPRIGVARTWVLNHLVHHRGQFSVYLRLQDVLLPGIYGPSADDPGSI